DNA from Dietzia lutea:
ACCACGCCATGGCCCTCACACGGCTCAACGTCTACGGCGGACTCGCCGGCGGGTACCTGCTCCGCGACCGGTACGACACCGGCCGAGCCGACAACCCGCTCGGCCTGCCCGCCGGCGAGTTCGAGATCCCGCTGGTCCTGCAGGAGAAGATCGTCCGTCCCGACGGCTCGGCCTCCATGCGCTCGACACCGATCGTGCATCATCTCCAAGTGGTACTGGGGTCGCCTCTACACCGACGACATCTCGCTCGTGTACGCGATGGTGCAGACCACCGGGCGCTACGGCTCGCACTGGTCGCAGCCGATCATGGTGGCCCGCGGCCGCGAGGTCCTGCTGTCGGAGGGCGAGGTCGAGATCACCGAGGGACCGGCGGTGTTCAACCCGGTCGCAGACCGCTCGCATCCGGCGTTCCTGCGCCTGCAGGTCCCAGACAGCATCGACCTCACGCTGACCGTCCGCGATATCGTCCACGCCCACGATCTGCTCTCCGAGATCCCGCTCGCAGGGCGGCCCCCACTGAGCACCCTGGCCAAGAAGATCGTGGGCCGCCCGGGGTACTTCCGGTTCCGGTCCGACTTCGAGCTCACACTCACCACCACCGACGGCCGCGAGGAGCGGCACACCGGACGGACGCTGCACGAGATGGTGGCCCTGTCGTGACCGCGGCCGGACCCGCCGCGGTCTCCGGGGGCGCGGGCCCCGGTCGCGCACCGTGGAGAGGACCATCCGCCTAGGGTTTGCCAGAAGCGGGTCCGCGACGGGCGCGGCCGGGCGAGGAGGCGTAGGCGTGACGGACGGCGGCGGGCAGCAGGCAGCGGAGGACCAGCACCGGACCGGCCCGCTGGCCGGGATGCTCGTGCTGGAACTGGGCACCCTCATCGCCGGGCCGTTCGCCGGCCGCCTCCTCGGCGACATGGGCGCCCGGGTCGTCAAGATCGAGGACCCCGGCCGGCCGGACCCGCTGCGCACGTGGGGTCAGGGCGAGCGGGACGGCCGCCGCCACTTCTGGACGGTCCACGCGCGCAACAAGGAGTCCGTCACGCTCGACCTACGTAGCGAGGACGGCGCCGCACTCTTCCTCGACCTGGTCGCCCGGGCCGACGTCGTGGTGGAGAACTTCCGCCCCGGGACGCTCGAGAAGTGGGGCCTGGGCCCCGACCGGCTGCACGAGGTCAGCCCGGGCTTGGTGATCGGGCGGGTCTCCGGGTACGGGCAGACCGGGCCGCAGGCCACCCGCGCCGGTTACGCCTCCGTCGCCGAGGGCGTGTCGGGGCTGCGCCATCTCAACGGCTTCCCCGACATGCCGCCGCCGCGCATGGCCCTGTCCCTCGGCGACACCCTCGGCGGCATGTTCGCCGTCCAGGGGATCCTCGCCGCGCTGCTCGCCCGCACCACGACCGGCCGCGGCCAGGTGGTGGACGTCGCGCTTACCGAGTCGTGCCTGGCGGTGCAGGAGTCGGTGATCCCCGATTACGACGCCGCGGGGGTGGTGCGAGGCCCGTCGGGCACCCGACTGGAGGGCATCGCGCCGTCGAACCTGTACCGGGCCGCCGACGGCCTGTGGGTCATCATCGCCGCCAACCAGGACACCGTCTTCCGCAGGCTGTGTGCGGCGATGGGCCGCCCCGAGCTGGCCGGGGACCCGCGCTTCGTCGACCATTCGGCGCGCGGCGTGCACCAGGACGAGATCGACGCGATCATCTCCGACTGGGCCGCCGAGCGGACGGCCGAGCAGATCCGCGAGACCCTCGACGCCGCGGGCGTGGTGGTGGGCCCGGTCAACACCGTCGCCGACGTGGTACGCGACGAGCAGTTCCTCGCCCGCGACATGCTCGTGCCGCACACCGTGCCGGGCGTCGACGACACCGTGCTCGGCCCCGGCGTGGTGCCCGTGCTCGCGGACACGCCGGGCACGGTGCGGCGCGGCGGGACGCCCGAACCCGGGTTCGACAACGACGCCGTCTACCGCGATCTGCTCGGCCTGGACGCCGAGCGCCTGGCCGACCTGGCCGATCGTGGCGTCATCTGACCCGCCGGGCCCGGCCCGGGCGGACGCGTCGGGGCGGGTCGGGGCGCGGGGCGCGGCGCTCACCGTCGCGCTGGTGCTGGCGGTGGTGGTGGCCGCCGTCGCGGCCGTGGTGCCGGCGTCGTCGATGTGGGCGCGTCACACCGCGGCCGCCGATCGCGAGCGGCTGACCGACGCCGCACGGGAGGTGGCCGTGTTGATGTCGTCCCTGTCGGACGGCGAGGCAGAGTCGTCCCTGGACCGCCTCGCGGAGCTGGGCACGGGCGGGTTCCGCGCGGAGGTGGAGGCGCGCCGCGAGGAGGTGTCGCGCCTCGTCGGTGATGGTGGCGGTGATGACGGCGACGACGAGGTGCGCCCGCGCACGCGGGTGGTCGCCTCCGGGGTCGAACAGGAGGACCTCCCGAGCGGACTCGGGGACGGACCCGCGCGCGCCCGCCTGCTGGTCGCGGTCAGGTCCGGGGTCGGCGATCCGCCGCCCGATCGCGCGGGCGCGGGAGCCGACCGGGGCGGTGGCCAGGGCGAGCGGCTGTGGCGCTGGCGTCTCGAGGCCGTGATCGAGGACGGTCGCGCCCTCGTGTCCTCCGCGGAGGTGGCCGTGTGAACACGACTGCTCACACCCGCCCGCATCGGCCCGGGTCGGCGGGGGCGCGGTCAGCCCGCGGGCAGCGTCCAGTCGAAGCGGCGGCCGTTGCCGTGCGCCCCTGCGGAGGCGCGCGAGCGCGAGCCCTCGCCCAGCTCGGCGAGCATCCGGTCGGACGCGGCGACCAGCTCGTGGAACCGGTCGGGATCCAGCCACTCGGGTCGCAGCGCGAACAGGACGTCCTCGGTGGCCGTGTTGCCCGAGGCGCCCGGTGCGAACGGGCAACCGCCGAGGCCGCCGAGCGCCGCGTCCACCACCTGAGCGCCCGCGTCGACGGCGGCGAGCGTGTTGGCCACGCCCATCCCCCACGTGTCGTGGCCGTGGAAGACGATCCGTCGCTCCCCCGCCGGCTCGACGGCGGCGGCGACGAGGTCGCGCACCTGCCCCGGGTGCGCCTGACCGAGCGTGTCGGCGAGCACCACGTCGACGGTGCCCTCGCCGCGCGGGTCGGCGACCAACCGCAGGACCGCCTCCGGGTCGACCGGCCCGGTCATCGGGCAGGTGAACGTGGTCGCCAAGCAGAGCTGGACGGTCCCGCCGACCGCGGCGGCGGCCTCGACCGCCTCGGGCAGGGCCGCCATGCTCGTCTCGGTGTCGCGGCCGATGTTGGCCGTGTTGTGCTCGTCGGTGACCGACAGACAGTACTGGAAGCGGCGGACGCCGGCGTCGGCGGCGCGACGGACGTGGCCCGGCGTGGCCACCCACACCCAGCAGCGATCCCGCTCGTCTTCGTCGAGGGCGGCGATGACGTCGAGGGTGTCCGCGAGCGCCGGGACGAGGTCGGGCCGGGCCATGGAGCCCACCTCGAGTTCCGGCACGCCGAGCCCGAGCAGCGTCCTCACGAGCGCCACCTTGGACGCGGTGGACAGGCGGCCGTCGGTGAGCTGCAGGCCGTCGCGCAGCGCCACGTCGCGGACGGCGACAGTGTCCGCCGGGCGATCCGTGGTCGGGCGCGCTGTCGTCGGATGTGTGCTCATGAGGCCATCCTCCCGTATCCGGACGCTGTCAGGGGGCGGGCGTGACCGGCATCGACGGCGACGGCGAGCACCGGATGGACGCGGCACCGGGCTCACGGCCCGGGGCGCGGCGGCTCAGGGCCGGGCTGCTGCTGGTCGTCGTGCTGCTGGCGGTGACCGCGGCGGTGCTCACGATTCTCGAGCGGCGCGCCGACGAGAGGGACCGCCTCGCGGCGCAGACGGTGGTCGCCGCGGAGACCGCGGCGCTCGCCGTCCTCGACTACCGGCCCGAGACGGTGGCCGAGGACCTGGCGGCCGCGGAGGAGCTCCTCGCGCCTCCGTTCCTCGACCGGTTCCGGCAGCAGAGTCGGGAGGTCACCGTGCCGCGCAGCACCGCCGGGCAGGTGGCGTCGTCGGCCCGCTCGTCCGGCTCGGCACTGGCGACGCTGGACGGGGACGAGGCCCTCGTCGTCGTCTATCTCGACCGCCACACCGTGGGCGCCGACGACATCCCGCACGTGCTCCAGACCGTGGTCGAGGTCGGCCTGGTCCGCGACGACGACCGATGGCTGGTCGCCGAGTTCACGCCCCGGTGACCAGCCTGCGATCGTCGGTCGGGCTACCCGAGCGGATACTCCCGGCTGACGCCGACACCTTCGACGCGGGCGACCAACGAGGCGGTGCCGTCCCAGCTGCTCGCCGCGACCGAGGCCGACGCACCGACAGGGATCGTCACCGGCCCGGGGGTGCGGACGATGTAGTCGCGCTCGACATCCCGGCGCAGGACGACGATCTCCGTCGACCCGTCCGGGCCCTCGCCGTCGAGGGCGAACACGAAATCCCCGTCGAGCTGCCGCTTCACGGAGGCCCCCGTACCGGGCGCCAGCGACAGATTTCGGGCCACACCTTCCACCGACCAGTCCGCCTGCTCCTCCGCGATGGCCAGGACCGGCTCCAACCGAGCGGTGCTCCGCAGGCCGAGATGGCGCTGGTCCGCCGAGACCGAGACGGTCGCCGAGTCACCGGAGCCCAGTGAGATGCCGTCGACCTCGTTCGTCCAGCCGTCACCGAAGAGGGTGACATCCCAGACGGCCGCGGGCCCGGAGCCCGCGTTGCCCATCGTGATGTCGAACGCGGCGTCCTCGGGAACCACGGCCGCGAAACTGTCCATGGTGCTGATGAACCCGAGCGGCTTCAGACCCGGGACGGGCCCGCCGGCCGGTGTCGTCAGGCGGATGGCGGGCTCGTCCGACGTCTCGTCGCCCGTGCCCGGCGCCCGCTTGACCAGCACCGTGACGGAATCGTCGCCGGCATCGGCACAGACGGGACACTCGTGGATCTGCGTGGTCGCCCGCAGCGGGGTGAGGTGGAGCCGGTTGGCCCGCGATCCGACGTACAGGTAGGCGGGCTCGGACGGATTGGTGGCGGTCGTGTAGTACCACGAGTCGGTGACTGGATTCGTGACGAAGATCTTCTCCACGCCGGGGAAGTTGTTGTCATAGACGACGATTCCGATCCGCCCCGCCCCCAGGTCGCGCAGGGCGATAGGGGTGACGGCGTGGCCGCCCGCACCGTCGGCGTCGAAGAACGAGAGGATGAAGTTGTCGCCGCGAGCCCACGCCGACATCAGCTTCCGCACGGTCTGGGCGACCGAGTTCTGCGTGGTCGCGGTACTGCTGGGGCTCGAGATCTGGGCTGCCCAGTAGCGGGAGATCAAGCGGTCGAGCGCGTCGGAGGGCTGGGCCTCGAACACGGTCTGACCGGGCGGCAGGTAGTCGGCCTTGTCGAGACCGCCGGTATGGAAGAGCCCCGCCAGAGCGGCCATCCCGTAGCAATGGCCGCCGGCGGCCATCTCGTTCGCCGTCGATTCGAGCGCGGCACCGGGAGCGCTCAGCACACACTCGCCGTTGACGATCCGCGCGCAGATGTCGTCGCCGAACAGTGACTGCATAGCCGCGGGGGTCAGGCTGCGCCGGTGCTCGTCGCTCCCGGGGCCCCAGTTGTCGAAGGAGAACCCGTCACGCGTCACGTCGAAGCCACTGGAGGCGATCAGCTTTCCGCTGCCGGGATCGACCGGATCATAGCTCGGCTCTGTGGTAAGCGAATCTGAACCTGACGAGAGCGACACGCTCCCGGACGCCAGCGAGCCTTCCGAGAGGCCCGTCAGCGGTGCCGCCCCGGCGGCCGCCGGGGACGCGCTCAGGAGCAGTAGGAACAGTATCGATAGGTACCGCGCGAGCATGTCGCCTCCCGGTGGTCGCGGACGCGAGGGGGGCGACCGCTGGAGAGGATGACGATACTCGGGACTTCGGCAATTCTCAGAATTACGGCGGAGACAGAAGGTCGCCGACGTCGACCGGGCCGGCCGGGCGGTCGAGGACCGCCACGCCCGCGTCGCCGACCGCAGGCGGACCGGTCGGGTACGCGCCGGTGCCGGGATCGTAGGTGCGCGGCGCCGCGACCATCGCGACCCCGGAGGCGCCGGCCTTCTCGCGGCACAACGCCACCGTCGCCGCCCGCAGGCCCGGGTACTCGATGCACGGCATGTTGCGGGCACCGCGTACCGCCACGGGTGAGTCCTCGGGCACCTTGCAGTACAGGTCGGGCGGGGTGTCGGGGACGTCGAGCTCGGCCGGCGACCGCCGCTCCTCCGGCGGCAGGAACCCGGTGATGCACGGCGGCGGATCGTTGTAGCTGTTGACGAAGAAGGTGTTCTGCGCGGGCATCGCATCGCCTGCGTTGGGCAGGGCCGCCGACTGCGTGGAGTCCATGATCGCCGGGAACAGCACGAGGATCTGCTCGAGCGACGGCGTGTAGACGGCCGCCACCTGCTCGACGGTCACCAGGTTCGCCAGCAGCAGGGGCCAGGTCGGCGAGAGCTCCCGGAACAGCAGGATCGTCTCGCCCGCCGCCGCCGGCGCGCCCTCGAAGACCCCGCGCAGCGCCGGGTCCGACGCCGCCACCTCGCCCGCCACCCGGTTCGTGGCCCCCGCCCACTCGCGCACGTGCCCCGACGACGCGGCCTGGGCCTCGAGCAGCGGCGCCGACCGCCGCAGCAGCGACGCCCACTGCTCGCGGTCGCGGCCCATCTCGTCACCGAGTCGGGTGAGCGCGTCCACCGTGGCTGACAGGTCGTCACCCGCACCGCCGACGGCGCGGGAGGACTCGTCCACGAGCGAGGTCAGGCGCTCGGGTCCGACCGAGTCGAGGGCCGCCTCGAGCATGTCGACCGTCTCGGCGACCGGCACCGGCGGGCGGACGCGGTCGGCGCCGATGACGTCGCCGTCGGCGAGGAAGGGCCCGGTCGGCTCGGCTGCCGGAGACGCCGGGGCGGCGCCGGAGGCCGGGGCGATGCCGGAGGCCGAGGAAGTGCCGGCCGTCTCGGGCACGAGGTCGACGATCAGCTCCCCCACCGCCGACATCGCACCGACATAGGCCGTCGAGTCGGCGGGGATCCGCGCGTCGCGGTCGAGCAGGAGCGTGGCGCGCGCGCCGGCGGGCGTCATCTCGAGGTCGCGCACCCGTCCGACCTCGACCCCGCGGTAGAGGACGTTGGCGCGCGGGTAGAGCCCCGAGGCGTCACGCATCTCCAGGGCCACCTCCATGCGCCCCCAGCCCAGGTGCTGCGGGATGCGGGCGAACGAGAACACCACGAGGACGAAGGCGATGGTGCCGACGAGCACGAACGCGGCCAGCCTGAGCGCCATGCCGCGCGTGGCCTCGCTCGCCTCCCGCCATCGCCGCCTCATGCGCCGCCTCCTGCGGCCGGGGGCGCCTCGGGGTCCGCGGGCAGTGGCGCAGCGGGCGCCGGGGGCGCCAGGGCGTCGCCGAGTCCGGCTCGGGCGGGCTCGACGGGTGGGGCGGGCACCCCGAGGATCGTGTCGAGCGAGGCCAGCGATCCCTCGAACGGCGTGCCGATGAGCAGGGCGGTGTCCAGGACCGGCAGTCGCAGATCGAGGATGACCGTGCCGTTGGCGTAGTCGCCGCGCACCGCGTTGCGGTAGGTGTCCAGCGGGAACGGGAACGTCGCGAGGTAGCGCAGCGACTCCGTGAGCGAGTCCCCCGACGCCGCCAGGCCCTGCAGGACCGGGTCGAGCGCGGCGAGGTCCGCGCGGATGTCACCGCCGGAGACCTCGACGACGCGGCCGGCGGTCGCGGTGACGGTGTCCACGGCGCGGGTGGCCTCGACGAGCCGCTCCCGGCGCCGCGCGAGCACCTCGAGTGCGGGGCCGAGGTCGGCGATCCCGCCTTCGACGTCGTCGCTGCGGACCGCGAGCTCCGCCGACAGCCGTTCGAGCGCCTCCAGGGCCACGACGATGTCCTCCTTCTGGGACTCGAGCCCCGAGAGCAGTTCGCTGATCCGGCCGACCACCGCGCGGGTCTGGTCGGTGCGGCCGGTCATGGCGGTGTCGAGTTCGCCGAAGACCTCCGCGGCCTGCGCGAGGCCGCTGCCGCCCAGCGCCGCGGCGAGCGTCGCGAGGGTCTGCTCGGTGGTCGGATACCCGCCACTGCGCTCGAGTGGGATGAGGTCGCCATCCGAGAGCGTGCCCTCGGCCCGCTCCTCGACCGGCGCCGCCAGCTCGAGATGGGAGGCACCCAGCAGGCTGCTCTGCCCCACCCGCGCGACGGCGTTGCGGGGAAGGGCGACGTCACCGTCGAGATCGACGGTCACCTCGGCGCGGCCCGGGCCGAGGTCGATGTCGGCGATCCGGCCGACGGTCACGTCGCCGACCCGGACACGGGAATTCCGATCCAGGGTGGTGACGTCCGCCAGCTGCACCGTCACCGAGTAGCTGTCCGGTCCGCCGCCTGCCGTCCCGGGGAGCGGGAGACTGTTCAGCCCCTTCCAGTCGCAGCCGGACATCGTCGTCGTCGACACCAGGATCAGCGCGGTGACCACCGCGCGGCGCCGCATCACCGCACCCCCTCGGTGAGCAGATCGGTGACGCCGGCACGGTCCGGCCGCAGGTGGTCGTGGGTGTAGTCCAGCTGGTGCGGCAGCGCGCCGACCCCGCGGCTGGGGTTGATGCCCACGGGCGGGTAGTCCACGGCCAGCGTGCTCAGGGTCGGGCCGAGGAGCCGCACACACTCCTCGGAGGCGGTGTGCACGTCGGTCTCCTCGGCGGCGGCCAGGGCCGAGCAGATGAACTGCATCGGGTTGGCGAAGTTGGTCAGCGCGAGCGCGGAGATCACCGCGTTCTGCGATGGCTGGTAGATCCCCTGCAGGTTGGACAGGGCCGTGGGCGCGACGTGGAGGATCTGCGCGATGTCGTCGCGCTGCTCCGCCAGCACCCGGACGAGCTCGGCGGTGGTGCGGGCGGTCCCGGTGCTCACCTCGCGGTTGTCGCGGACGAAGTCGCGGACCTCGTCGACCGCCGCGTCGAGCTCGGTCAGCGCCGGACCGATCTCGCCCCGCCCGCGGTCAACCGAGACGGTGACCGCCGCCATGACCTCGTTGAACGTGGTGATCTGCTCGCCGGAGCCCTCCATCGCGGCGGTGAACGCCTCGAGGTTGCGCACGGTGGCGAAGAGATCGTCGCGACCGTCGGAGACCGTCTGCAACGCCGAGCGGAGCTGCCGCACCGTGTCGCGGACGTCGTCACCGCGTCCGGTCAGCATGTCGTCCGCCGCGGCCACGGCCCGGCCCGCGGGGCCGGCCTCGTCACCGGGGCGCGGACCGAGCGTGCCCGACAGACGGTGCAGCTGGGTGACGACATCGTTCCACTCGACCGGCACCGCGGTGTGGTCCAGACCGATCGTGGCGCCGGGCTCGGTGACCGGGCCGCCGGTGTACGGCGGGCTGAGCTGAACGAATCGGGCCGCCACCAGGGTCGGCGCCATGACGACGGCGTCGACCTCCGCCGGCAGGGCCTGGTCGCGGCTGACGAGGAAGTCGACGACGACGCGGTCGCCTCGCGGCTCGACCGCCGTCACCCGCCCCACCGGCACGCCCATCACCCGCACGTCGTCGCCCACGTAGAGGCCGCGAGCGGAGACGAACTCGGCGGTGTAGCTCTCGTGCGGGCGCCACGGGACGCGCACGTCCACGAGCCCGGCCGCGAGCAGCAGCACGAGCACGCCCCCCACCCACGGGGCGACGGCGGCGAGGGCCCGGCGCATCATCGCGGGCCCCCGGCCGGCGGCGCCGCGGGCGCGGGCGGAACGCCTACCCCTGCGCGGGTCAGGGCGTCGTTGAGAGCGGGCTCGATGATCTCCACCGGCAGCAGGTTCTGGATGTAGGAGTTGAAGAACGGCCCCGACGCGACGGCCTCCCCGAGCTCGGTGGCGTACGGACCCAGCCGCTGGATCGCCAGGGCCAGGCCCTCCCGGTGCTCGAGCACCAGCTCCTGCAGCCCTTTCACCCGTTCGAGGGTCGGCGCGAGCGTCCGGTCGTGGTCGCTGATGAGTCCGCGGATCTGGACGGTGAACGACCGCAGGGTTCCGGCCAGGGTCTCGAGCGACTCCTGCTCCTCGCGCAGCGCGGCCAGCAGAACGCGGGCGTCGCGCAGGAGGGTGTCGATCTCCTCCCCGCGCCGGGCCAACAGCGCGGAGAGTGTCTCGGCATCGGCGAACAACTCCCGCAGGGCGGCATCCCGCTCGACGATCGACGCGGACAGTCGGCCGACGCCGTCGATCGCGGCGTCGACGTGCTCGGGCGCCTCGCCCAGGGTCGACGAGACGGTCTCCAGCGCGACCGCCAGCTGCTCCATGTCGATCTCCTCGCCGGTCCGCCCGAGTCGGCCCAGGGTCTCGGCGAGGTCGTACGGCGCGGTGGTGCGGTCGACGTCGAGGACCGCGCCGGAGTCCAGTCGACCGGGCCCGGCGGGCAGCACGCGCAGTTCGCGCGCGCCCAGCGCGGTGGCGGTCGCGATCTCGGCCCGGGTGTCCGAGCCGAGACCGATCCGGTCGTCCACCGTGAACTCGATGCGCACGGCGTCGCCGTCGATCCGGATGTCGGTGACGCGGCCGGCGTCCTTGCCGGCGATCCGCACCGGGTCGCCGACGCCCAGGCCGCCGGTGTCGACGAACCGGGCCGTGTAGCCCTCCGTGCGGTCGACGCCGGGCAGGGACCGCAGGTTGAGCGCGCCCAGTACCACCAGGGCGATGACCACCGAGCCGATGACGCCCACGATGAGCGGGTTGCGCTCGCGCAGGCGCACGGGGTTGCGCGGTCGGGCACGCTCGCGCAGGCGCACTGGATTCCTCATGCCGGCGCACACCTCCCGCCCTCCTGTGTGAACAGCGGGCTCGTGGTGGATCCGCCCCGCAGGTCGGAGACCCGGATCTGTAGCCCGCACAGGTAGTAGTTGAAGAACCCGCCGTACGCGCCGAGCCGGGTGAGGGACCGGTACGTCTCGGGCAGCTCGGTGAGCAACTGCGCCAGCGTCTCGCGACGCGAGTCCACCTGGCGCGCGACCGCGTCGACACCGTCCATGTCCGCGCGGAGATCGGGCCGGACGTCCCCGGCGAGCGTGGCCAGCTCGGCGGCGGTGTCGTCGAGGTGACGGGTCGCGGAGGCCACCGTCTCGGCGTCGGCCGCGAGTGCGGAGGTCAGCTCCCGCGCGTGGACGAGCGACTGCTCGAGCGCCGGTTGCTGCCGCTCGAGGGTGTCGAGGACCCGGCCCAGGTGGGTGATGACCGAGCCGATGACCCGGTCGCGGTCGGCCAGGTGCCCGGTGACCTCGCCGACCGCCCGGACGATCACCCCGACATCGTCCTGCTGCCCCTGCAGGACCGCGATGAGCTCCCCGCTGAGCCGGTTGACCTGCCCCGGCTCGAGGACCCGGAACAGGGGCTGGAAGCTGCCGACGAGGGCGTCCAGATCGAGGGCCGGGGTGGTGCGGTCGAGCCCGATCGTCGCGCCGTCCGGCAGCTTCGCGGTGGGGTCCGCGGGGTCCGCGGGGTCGGCGTCGTCGGTGAGCTCGAGGTAGCGGTCGCCGACGAGGTTCAGGTAGCGCACCGTCGCGCCCGTCGTGCCGCGGGGCCGGTAGTCGTCGTGCAGACTGAACCGCACGGTCACCGTCGGAGCGCTCGCGGAGGCGGCGTCGCCGTCGCCGTCGGTGCCGGCACCGGCGTCGGAGCCCGCCACGTGGAAGTCGACCGCGTCCACGCGCCCCACCTCCACCCCGTGGACGCGGACGGTCTCGCCGGCCTCGAGCCCCGAGACGTCGGTGAACTCGGCCGTGTACGTCGCCGACTCGCCGAACCGCACCTGCGCGAACACCACCCACAGCCCGGCCAGGACGAGCGCCATGACGACGGTGTAGATCGCCGCCGGCAGGGCCGCGCGCGACCGCCGCCGGTGCCGCCGCGGCGCCCTGTGTGCGGAGGCGGAGGCCTGGTGCCGACTCATCCCATCCCCTCCGTGAGCAGCACCCACAGCGGCGCGGCGTCGAACTCCGGCGAGGTGTTCCCCCGCTCGAAGGGGTTCATGCCGACGTCCGCCACGAGGTAGGAGGCGTTGCCGTCCTCGGGTGTGCGCACCGGCAGTTCCCCGCAGCGGGGCCCGCCGCCGGCGCGCACGACGGGCAGGTCGTCGGGGTAGCGGTACGGGTCCACGCCGAGCAACAGGGTCGAGTTGAGGACCATCGAGTACCCGTTGGCCCCGGACGCCGGCTCGGCCAGCTGCCGCGCCCGGTCTGCACCCTGGAAGAAGCACGGGATGGCCGGCGAGTAGTGCTCCAGCAGTTCGGCGGTGGGCCGCAGGTAACCGAAGGCGTCGGCGATCTCCTGCTCGTGCGGTTCGAGCAGCGCGTTGCCCTCGATCGCCACCCCGGCGATCGCCGGCAGCAGCACGTCGAGGGTGGCGGCCTGGTCCGTCACCGTCCGGGCCGGCACCCGCAGCCCGGACAGCGCGGAGATCAGCTCCGGGGTCGCCGCCGCCAGCCCGTCCGCGGCCGCGGCCCCCGCCCGCAGGTCCTGCCGCAGCGCCCCGAGCTCCGGATTGACCGCCCCTGTGAACTCCGAGACCGCCACCGCCGCCCGCCCGATCTCGTCGCCGCGCCCACGCACGCCGTGCGCGAGGGCACCCGTCACCGCGGCCGCCTTCTCCGGCTGCACGGCCGTCATGACCTCCGTCAGCGACTGGAACACCGTCTGCGTCTCGGTGGTCACCGACTCCGCCCGGAGCGCGTCACCCGAGGTCAGCACGGCCGTGGAGCCGCCGACCTCGTCGTCGTCGCCCCCGGAGAGCACCACGCGCTTGGCGCCGAACAGGGTGCTCGCGGTGATGTGCGCGGTGGTGTCGGCGGGCAGCGCCGCCGAGTACTCCCGGTCCAGATCCAGCTCGATGCGTGCGCCGTCGCCGTCCGGGTCCACCGACGCCACGCGGCCGATCTGCACGCCGTGCCGCAGGACCATCGCGCCCGGCTCCAACACCAGCCCCGACCGGTCGGCGTGGAGGGTGAGGTCCATGGTGCGGGCCCACCCGCCCCGGAAGGAGATGGTGACGACGACGAGGGCCGCGGCCACCAGGAGCGCCGCCACCAGCACGGCGAGCCGGCCCTTCGCCCGGGCGCCCACGTCAGCCCGCCAGCCTCACGGTCGGCGCGTCCCCGTACAGGGCGAGCGAGATGAGCAGCGTCACCAGGACCACCGCCGTGAGCGACATCCGGACGGCGCGGCCCGTGGCCATCCCGACGCCCGCCGGCCCGCCGGTGGCCGTGAACCCGTAGTAGGTGTGGATGATCATCACCGTCAGGGCCATCGCGATGGCCTGCGCGAACGACCACACCACGTCCACCGGGTTGAGGAACGTGGAGAAGTAGTGGTCGTACACGCCCGGCGACTGGCCCAGCACCGCCACCGTCGCGACCCGGCTGGCCAGGAACGAGGCGAGCACCGACAGGGAGTACAGCGGGATGACCGTGAGCAGGCCCGCGACGATGCGGGTGCCCACGAGGTACCGCACGGGGTCGACGGCCATCACCTCGAGCGCGTCGATCTCCTCGCTGATCCGCATGGCGCCCAGCTGCGCGGTGGTGCCGGCGCCGATCGTCGCGGCCAGCCCCACCCCGGCCGTGACCGGTGCGACCACGCGGATGTTGACGTACGCGGCCAGGAAGCCGGTGAGCGCCTCCACGCCGATGTCGCCGAGCGAGTTGTAGCCCTGGACGGCTACGGTCGCGCCGGCGAACAGTGTGATGAACCCGAGGATCGCGAGGCTGCCGCCGAACATCGCGAGCACGCCGGTACCCAGGCCCACCTCGGTCGTCACGCGCAGGGTCTCGCGGCCCTGACGCAGCGGTGCGGTCGCGGCGGCGCGCAGGGCGCGGACGACGAAGAGCAGCGCGCGGCCGAG
Protein-coding regions in this window:
- a CDS encoding MCE family protein gives rise to the protein MRNPVRLRERARPRNPVRLRERNPLIVGVIGSVVIALVVLGALNLRSLPGVDRTEGYTARFVDTGGLGVGDPVRIAGKDAGRVTDIRIDGDAVRIEFTVDDRIGLGSDTRAEIATATALGARELRVLPAGPGRLDSGAVLDVDRTTAPYDLAETLGRLGRTGEEIDMEQLAVALETVSSTLGEAPEHVDAAIDGVGRLSASIVERDAALRELFADAETLSALLARRGEEIDTLLRDARVLLAALREEQESLETLAGTLRSFTVQIRGLISDHDRTLAPTLERVKGLQELVLEHREGLALAIQRLGPYATELGEAVASGPFFNSYIQNLLPVEIIEPALNDALTRAGVGVPPAPAAPPAGGPR
- a CDS encoding MCE family protein; translated protein: MSRHQASASAHRAPRRHRRRSRAALPAAIYTVVMALVLAGLWVVFAQVRFGESATYTAEFTDVSGLEAGETVRVHGVEVGRVDAVDFHVAGSDAGAGTDGDGDAASASAPTVTVRFSLHDDYRPRGTTGATVRYLNLVGDRYLELTDDADPADPADPTAKLPDGATIGLDRTTPALDLDALVGSFQPLFRVLEPGQVNRLSGELIAVLQGQQDDVGVIVRAVGEVTGHLADRDRVIGSVITHLGRVLDTLERQQPALEQSLVHARELTSALAADAETVASATRHLDDTAAELATLAGDVRPDLRADMDGVDAVARQVDSRRETLAQLLTELPETYRSLTRLGAYGGFFNYYLCGLQIRVSDLRGGSTTSPLFTQEGGRCAPA
- a CDS encoding MCE family protein, with the protein product MGARAKGRLAVLVAALLVAAALVVVTISFRGGWARTMDLTLHADRSGLVLEPGAMVLRHGVQIGRVASVDPDGDGARIELDLDREYSAALPADTTAHITASTLFGAKRVVLSGGDDDEVGGSTAVLTSGDALRAESVTTETQTVFQSLTEVMTAVQPEKAAAVTGALAHGVRGRGDEIGRAAVAVSEFTGAVNPELGALRQDLRAGAAAADGLAAATPELISALSGLRVPARTVTDQAATLDVLLPAIAGVAIEGNALLEPHEQEIADAFGYLRPTAELLEHYSPAIPCFFQGADRARQLAEPASGANGYSMVLNSTLLLGVDPYRYPDDLPVVRAGGGPRCGELPVRTPEDGNASYLVADVGMNPFERGNTSPEFDAAPLWVLLTEGMG
- a CDS encoding MlaE family ABC transporter permease: MSAGGEHELRAGRRGAAGGGAHARGAVPDAGRRGLLDAVDDLGRALLFVVRALRAAATAPLRQGRETLRVTTEVGLGTGVLAMFGGSLAILGFITLFAGATVAVQGYNSLGDIGVEALTGFLAAYVNIRVVAPVTAGVGLAATIGAGTTAQLGAMRISEEIDALEVMAVDPVRYLVGTRIVAGLLTVIPLYSLSVLASFLASRVATVAVLGQSPGVYDHYFSTFLNPVDVVWSFAQAIAMALTVMIIHTYYGFTATGGPAGVGMATGRAVRMSLTAVVLVTLLISLALYGDAPTVRLAG